One Paenibacillus riograndensis SBR5 DNA segment encodes these proteins:
- a CDS encoding response regulator transcription factor produces the protein MLKVLLVDDEAPILGNLRRVLPWQEMGMEIYGMARSGMEALRIAEEQAPDLVLCDIRMPVMDGLTFVGKLREMGLDSEVLLLSGYQEFDYAREAIRLGVKEYICKPIHYEELGNKVREIGTRIRSKQYKDKLYNSIPLFQELTPAEDSAKKTPDQLMNQAAQYISERLSFDLGIEEVAHKIGISSSYFCLLFKNRFAMTFVEYVTLQRMEAAKFMLASSDKSIAAISTGVGYQERRYFTKVFQKQTGMTPKEYRDLHKVPEIR, from the coding sequence ATGCTAAAAGTATTATTGGTTGACGATGAAGCCCCGATTCTGGGCAATCTGCGGCGCGTGCTGCCATGGCAGGAAATGGGGATGGAGATATACGGCATGGCCCGCAGCGGCATGGAGGCACTGCGCATTGCCGAGGAACAGGCCCCGGACCTTGTGCTGTGCGATATCCGCATGCCTGTCATGGACGGGTTAACCTTCGTCGGCAAGCTGCGCGAGATGGGGCTGGACAGCGAGGTTCTGCTGCTCAGCGGCTATCAGGAATTCGATTACGCGCGGGAAGCCATCCGGCTGGGTGTGAAGGAATATATCTGCAAACCGATTCATTATGAGGAGCTGGGCAACAAGGTGCGGGAAATCGGCACACGCATCCGCAGCAAACAGTATAAGGATAAGCTCTATAACAGTATTCCCCTGTTTCAGGAACTTACCCCGGCAGAGGACTCAGCCAAAAAAACGCCGGATCAGCTGATGAACCAGGCGGCCCAATATATTTCGGAGCGGCTGAGTTTTGATCTCGGGATTGAGGAAGTGGCACATAAGATCGGGATCAGCAGCAGTTATTTTTGCCTGCTGTTCAAGAACCGGTTTGCCATGACCTTTGTGGAGTATGTAACCCTCCAGCGGATGGAGGCAGCGAAGTTCATGCTGGCCAGCAGCGACAAGAGCATAGCGGCAATCAGCACGGGTGTGGGTTATCAGGAGCGCCGGTATTTTACAAAAGTGTTCCAGAAGCAGACGGGAATGACTCCCAAAGAATACAGGGATCTTCATAAGGTACCGGAAATACGGTGA